Genomic segment of Candidatus Methylomirabilota bacterium:
GGTGGTGTCCCGCTTGATGTGGAAAATGCTGGGGCGCACCTTCCGGTGCGGGAGTGATGTCGCAGCATAGCGCGGGTCCGGATCGCGAGGAAGGGCCGATTCTGGGGGATACCCAGATATGGGTCGGCGCGTCGCGCGCGATCCTGGAGCCTGTGCGCGATGCGTCATGCCACCGACCGACGGTGTTCCCGCAGCAGCGCGGGGATCTGGCGCCAACCGTCGAGTCGGCGCAGCCGGATCTGCCCGCTCACGACCAGGCCAACGAGCAAGACGAGCGCCGCGTCCTCGGTGGGCAGCGCGCCCTGGGTCTTCACGCGCCGGCGGAACTCCTCGTTCAGCCGCTCGATCACGTTGGTCGTGCGCAGCGTCTTCCACTGGCGCTTCGGGAACTGATAGAAGGTGAGCAGCTCCTCGCCTCCCTCCTGGAGGCTGCGGACGACGCCCGGGCAGCGCGCCGTCCATTTCCGCTCGAAGGCGGTGTAGGCGGCGCGGGCCGCGGCAGCGCTCTCGGCGTACATGATCCGATGGAAGTCGGTCCGGAGCTCGGGGTGCGCGTGCTTGGGGGCCTTGCGCTCGAGGTTCCGGAGCTTGTGGACCCCGCAGCGTTGGACCAGGGTCCGGGGCCACACCAGGCCGACCGCCTTGCGCAGCCCCGGGTGCCCGTCGATCACGCTCCACACGGGCGCCGCCAGACCCCGGGCCACCAGGTCGTCGAGGCACCCTTTCCAGGCCGCGAAGGTCTCGCCGCCGGGGCAGAGCTCCAGGGTCAGCAGTTGCTTCTGGCCGTCGGTGAGGACCGCGACGACGCCGAGCACCGGGACGCTCACGACCTTCCCGGCACTCCGGACCCGCAGGGCCACGGCGTCGAGGTAGAGCCCGAGGACGTCGAGGTCGGCGAGGGCGCGGGTGCGCCAGGCGTCCACCTCCGCTTTCAGCGTGGCGACGACCCGCGAGACGGCGCTCTTGGACAGCGGGGCCGCCTTGAGCAGGGGCCGAAGGGCGCCGCGGAGGCGGCGGCTGTTGGCGCCGGCCAGGTAGGTGGCGAGAACGGTCTCGTTGACCTCCGGCAGCCGGCGCTCGTAGCGGGGCACCAGGCGCGAGGCCCATTCCTGGGCCCCCGTCGCCGTGAACAGGCTCGCCCGCGGCACTCGCAGCGCGAGCGGCCCGGTCGGCCCGGTCACGGTGCGGGGCTTCGTGCCATTGCGGTAGCCCCGCCGCTGGCCGCCGCGCTCGTACGGCCGCGCGCCGAGGGCGGCGGTCAGCTCCTCGTCCACCGCGACCTCGATCGTCCGGCGCACCGCCGCGTGGATCAGCTCGCCGAGCGAGCCCGCGTGGCCGTCATGCGGCCGCCCCCCGTTCCTGATAAGCTCGTCCATGGCGCATTCCTCCGGAGGCCGCCTTGGCGGGCGGCCGGCTTT
This window contains:
- a CDS encoding IS256 family transposase; translated protein: MDELIRNGGRPHDGHAGSLGELIHAAVRRTIEVAVDEELTAALGARPYERGGQRRGYRNGTKPRTVTGPTGPLALRVPRASLFTATGAQEWASRLVPRYERRLPEVNETVLATYLAGANSRRLRGALRPLLKAAPLSKSAVSRVVATLKAEVDAWRTRALADLDVLGLYLDAVALRVRSAGKVVSVPVLGVVAVLTDGQKQLLTLELCPGGETFAAWKGCLDDLVARGLAAPVWSVIDGHPGLRKAVGLVWPRTLVQRCGVHKLRNLERKAPKHAHPELRTDFHRIMYAESAAAARAAYTAFERKWTARCPGVVRSLQEGGEELLTFYQFPKRQWKTLRTTNVIERLNEEFRRRVKTQGALPTEDAALVLLVGLVVSGQIRLRRLDGWRQIPALLREHRRSVA